In Paenibacillus algicola, a genomic segment contains:
- a CDS encoding TVP38/TMEM64 family protein, with product MLAAKGMDMKNWWTPAAYVLALLVMYYYRQDLLGWLQGETSLGPVLLLSTLLAVFPILPYKAVIGVLGYAFGTIGGAAVAWFGTTAAAVLIYAAASLYTSMGERLLSRYPQLQTLTDLTRRNPFKVILLYRMLPVVPQMAVNIYAGAAGIPFWTYLAASALGKIPVLFLYAYLGSLFVEQPWTAAAVLALFLMIVLPAAWWLWRHKFKQ from the coding sequence ATGCTGGCAGCGAAAGGAATGGATATGAAAAACTGGTGGACTCCGGCCGCTTACGTGTTGGCCCTGCTCGTTATGTACTACTACAGACAAGATCTTCTGGGCTGGCTGCAAGGCGAGACCTCGCTCGGCCCTGTTCTATTGCTCAGTACACTGCTTGCGGTGTTTCCGATTCTTCCTTATAAAGCAGTGATTGGCGTGCTCGGCTATGCCTTTGGAACGATTGGAGGGGCTGCGGTTGCCTGGTTTGGGACGACAGCGGCAGCGGTTCTCATCTACGCTGCAGCTTCACTTTATACAAGCATGGGAGAACGGCTGCTATCCCGCTATCCACAGCTGCAAACGTTAACAGATCTAACCCGCCGCAACCCTTTTAAAGTCATTCTGTTGTACCGCATGCTTCCGGTCGTGCCCCAGATGGCTGTGAATATATATGCCGGAGCGGCAGGCATTCCGTTCTGGACGTATCTAGCGGCATCGGCACTGGGCAAAATTCCCGTGTTGTTTCTGTATGCGTACCTGGGCAGCCTGTTTGTGGAACAGCCTTGGACGGCGGCAGCGGTGCTTGCTCTGTTTTTAATGATCGTTCTCCCCGCTGCCTGGTGGCTCTGGCGCCATAAGTTTAAACAGTAA
- a CDS encoding SurA N-terminal domain-containing protein: protein MNKHWRNAGLAVLIVPLLIWVWGSVQENGDIAARAGDITITHEELKRYKTFAETTYTLHGIHERQPDDREILNELILNKHVSLEAAAAGCVVSEEELLAAITALRSRVEERDEEALLKDPYGMALVQRQRDSGLSPEAFWSSSELQEEVSATMLQVKWMEKLEAEGALGKELSFGEYKNRLLQDIKKKITYDLNP, encoded by the coding sequence TTGAATAAGCATTGGCGGAATGCCGGGCTTGCTGTGCTGATTGTACCGCTGCTGATATGGGTTTGGGGCAGTGTCCAAGAGAACGGGGATATCGCTGCCCGGGCAGGTGACATTACCATCACCCATGAAGAGCTGAAACGTTACAAGACTTTCGCTGAGACCACGTACACATTACATGGAATCCATGAGAGACAGCCGGATGACCGCGAAATTCTGAATGAACTCATCCTGAATAAGCATGTAAGCCTGGAAGCTGCAGCGGCGGGCTGTGTCGTGAGCGAGGAGGAGCTGCTTGCTGCCATTACAGCATTGAGAAGCAGGGTGGAGGAACGGGATGAAGAAGCCCTCTTAAAGGATCCGTACGGGATGGCTTTGGTGCAGCGTCAGCGAGATTCCGGGCTTAGTCCCGAAGCGTTTTGGAGCAGCAGTGAGTTGCAGGAGGAGGTTTCCGCGACGATGCTGCAGGTCAAATGGATGGAGAAGCTGGAGGCCGAGGGTGCATTGGGTAAAGAGCTGAGCTTTGGAGAATACAAGAATAGACTGCTGCAGGACATAAAAAAGAAGATCACTTATGATTTAAACCCCTGA
- a CDS encoding TerC family protein, protein MEFMSPEFWAALLSIIVIDLVLAGDNAIVIGLAARNVQKEDQKKVILWGTVGAILIRVVATLLVVKLLMIPGLRLIGGLALLWIAYKLLVDNKDHEISAGSQMWAAIRTIIIADAMMGLDNVLAVAGAAGEDFTLVIIGLAISIPIMVWGSTIILKLTDRFPLVITFGAAILAWTATKMLVEEPIIHDWFANSIVKYAFEAIVVVAVIGFGTWMKKKMEEKAKQNPVHINMSE, encoded by the coding sequence ATGGAGTTTATGTCACCAGAATTTTGGGCGGCCCTGCTGTCCATTATTGTGATTGACCTGGTTCTGGCGGGCGATAACGCAATCGTGATCGGACTTGCGGCCCGTAATGTACAGAAAGAGGACCAGAAGAAAGTTATTTTATGGGGTACGGTAGGCGCGATTCTTATTCGTGTGGTCGCTACGCTGCTCGTAGTGAAGCTCCTCATGATCCCGGGCTTGAGACTGATCGGCGGCCTGGCTCTTCTCTGGATTGCTTACAAGCTGCTGGTAGACAACAAGGATCACGAGATTTCAGCAGGCAGTCAGATGTGGGCAGCGATTCGTACCATTATTATTGCTGATGCCATGATGGGCCTGGACAATGTGCTGGCGGTGGCCGGTGCAGCAGGTGAGGATTTCACGCTGGTTATTATCGGCCTTGCGATCTCGATTCCTATCATGGTATGGGGAAGTACAATTATTCTCAAGCTGACCGACAGATTCCCGCTCGTGATTACGTTCGGTGCGGCGATTCTGGCTTGGACCGCGACCAAGATGCTGGTGGAAGAGCCCATCATTCACGACTGGTTCGCCAATTCTATCGTCAAGTACGCTTTTGAAGCCATTGTCGTAGTCGCTGTGATTGGCTTCGGCACATGGATGAAGAAGAAGATGGAAGAAAAGGCAAAGCAAAATCCTGTTCATATTAATATGAGCGAATAG
- a CDS encoding AraC family transcriptional regulator, translating to MQEVLSTRVLSTNFSFHRKPFVMTMPDGFEHYLLRLQTDGRCRAVIDGKLSLLQPGDLLLYKPGQPYELRIEDELNPQGDSLVESGDYNIFFKGDWVDDWYQARKRPTRMRIPLDDRYLGLFRQLVLEQRRLSNTYPEISVYMLRILCLEIDRLLSEQPSTTPKAYLAHRMKNYIEENASSMFKLEDVASHVDISVSRAVHLFKEAFGTTIMQYTLEVRLDMARERIIFSPMSLEDVAETSGFASYTYFHRVFRSRFGVSPKQFRQDHMPSS from the coding sequence ATGCAGGAAGTTTTGTCGACCCGAGTGCTCTCCACGAACTTTTCATTTCATCGCAAGCCGTTTGTCATGACCATGCCGGACGGCTTTGAGCATTACTTACTTCGCCTTCAGACCGACGGCCGCTGCCGGGCGGTCATTGACGGCAAGCTGTCCCTGCTCCAGCCCGGCGACCTGCTGCTGTACAAGCCGGGGCAGCCTTACGAGCTGCGCATTGAGGACGAGCTGAACCCGCAGGGGGATTCCCTGGTGGAGAGCGGAGACTACAACATTTTTTTTAAAGGCGACTGGGTAGACGACTGGTATCAAGCCCGCAAACGGCCAACACGAATGCGGATCCCGCTGGACGATCGATACCTGGGCTTGTTCCGACAGCTCGTGCTGGAGCAGCGCCGGCTTTCAAATACATATCCGGAAATCTCCGTGTACATGCTTCGCATTCTCTGTCTGGAGATCGACCGCCTGCTGTCCGAGCAGCCGTCCACTACGCCTAAAGCTTACCTCGCTCACCGCATGAAAAATTACATTGAAGAGAACGCCTCCTCCATGTTCAAGCTGGAGGATGTCGCTTCCCATGTGGATATCAGCGTGTCCCGGGCGGTCCATTTATTCAAGGAAGCGTTTGGCACGACCATCATGCAATATACTCTGGAGGTTCGTCTGGATATGGCGCGGGAACGGATCATTTTCAGTCCCATGTCCCTGGAGGATGTAGCCGAAACGTCCGGCTTTGCCAGCTACACTTATTTTCACCGGGTTTTCCGTTCCCGATTCGGCGTTTCTCCAAAACAGTTCCGGCAAGATCACATGCCTTCCAGCTAA
- a CDS encoding Gfo/Idh/MocA family protein, translating to MARMRTGIIGCGNISGIYFQNLKNSDWVEVVACADLVVDRAKERAQEYNIPHVFTVEEMLAHPDIELIINLTIPASHASVDVAALEAGKHVYSEKPLAVTLEEGRLVLETAGKKGLRAGCAPDTFLGSAIQTARAAMEQGLIGRPVAACAFNLGAGPETWHHNPEFFYAAGGGPMMDMGPYYLTALVELLGPASRVSASTGIQIPDRFVGSGPNSGQAIPVHTPTHLAGTIDFESGAIVSMITSFDIPAGSELPWIEIYGTSGTLSLSDPNFFDGDVRIRRHGSEAWETLPPAFECGRNERGLGVNDMVQSIREQRDHRASARLAYHVLEIMQSFQQSSLEARHIVLQSTYRKEPLPSFTAQLKG from the coding sequence GTGGCTAGAATGAGAACAGGCATTATCGGCTGCGGTAATATCAGCGGCATTTATTTTCAGAATCTGAAGAACAGTGACTGGGTGGAGGTTGTAGCCTGTGCCGACCTTGTGGTGGACAGGGCCAAAGAGCGTGCTCAAGAGTATAATATTCCACATGTGTTCACCGTGGAGGAGATGCTGGCTCACCCGGACATTGAGCTCATCATTAATTTGACCATTCCTGCAAGCCACGCCAGTGTCGATGTGGCTGCGCTGGAAGCAGGCAAGCATGTATATAGTGAAAAGCCTCTCGCGGTCACCCTGGAGGAAGGGCGACTCGTCCTGGAGACAGCTGGCAAGAAAGGACTCCGTGCCGGCTGCGCACCGGATACTTTTCTGGGGTCTGCGATACAGACCGCCAGGGCGGCCATGGAGCAGGGCTTGATCGGAAGGCCGGTCGCAGCGTGTGCGTTCAATCTGGGTGCGGGACCGGAGACCTGGCATCACAATCCGGAATTTTTCTACGCCGCCGGCGGTGGACCGATGATGGATATGGGTCCTTACTATTTAACAGCGCTTGTAGAGCTGCTGGGACCAGCAAGCAGGGTCAGCGCCTCAACGGGCATTCAAATTCCGGATCGCTTTGTCGGCTCCGGGCCTAACAGCGGTCAGGCAATTCCGGTTCATACACCGACGCATCTGGCGGGGACGATTGATTTCGAAAGCGGAGCCATCGTCAGTATGATTACAAGCTTTGACATCCCGGCTGGCTCTGAGCTGCCATGGATCGAAATTTATGGCACGAGCGGAACGCTTAGCCTGTCGGACCCGAACTTTTTTGATGGCGATGTACGCATCCGCCGTCACGGCTCTGAGGCATGGGAGACACTTCCGCCTGCTTTTGAGTGCGGGAGAAATGAAAGAGGGCTCGGCGTGAATGATATGGTTCAGAGCATTCGGGAGCAGCGGGATCACCGTGCCAGTGCCCGTCTGGCCTATCACGTCCTGGAAATTATGCAGTCGTTTCAGCAGTCCTCTCTGGAAGCGCGTCATATTGTCCTGCAGAGCACCTACCGCAAGGAACCGCTGCCTTCCTTCACTGCACAGCTAAAGGGCTGA
- a CDS encoding sugar phosphate isomerase/epimerase family protein: MKLGVFMVLLGGRKLEDALDYVASKGLKAVEIGTGGYPGNSHCNPAELLENEAALKAFKQAVESRGLMISALSCHGNPLHPQKDIAKGFHDDFVKTVELAQKLEVPVVNTFSGCPGDHEDAKYPNWPVAPWPNDYQEILKWQWENKVIPYWTEWGQFAADRNVKIGLELHGGFSVHTPGTLLRLREATGEVIGANLDPSHMWWQGIDPVQAIHILGRENAIHHFHAKDTTIDPVNVNKHGLTDMQSYANMMDRAWQFRSVGYGHDVKVWADMMSALRLVGYDYVVSIEHEDGLMSIEEGFSKAVSNLQQVLIEEPLGEMWWV; the protein is encoded by the coding sequence ATGAAGCTGGGAGTATTTATGGTGCTGCTGGGCGGGCGCAAGCTGGAGGACGCCCTGGATTATGTAGCTTCGAAGGGCTTGAAGGCCGTAGAGATTGGAACGGGAGGATATCCTGGCAATTCGCATTGCAATCCGGCAGAGCTGCTGGAGAATGAAGCCGCACTCAAGGCATTCAAGCAAGCGGTGGAGTCCCGTGGCCTGATGATCAGTGCGCTGAGCTGCCACGGCAATCCGCTGCATCCGCAGAAGGATATCGCTAAGGGCTTTCATGACGATTTTGTCAAAACGGTGGAGCTGGCTCAGAAGCTGGAGGTACCTGTTGTGAACACGTTCTCTGGTTGTCCGGGTGACCATGAGGACGCGAAATATCCGAACTGGCCGGTAGCTCCATGGCCGAATGATTATCAGGAGATTCTGAAATGGCAATGGGAGAATAAGGTGATTCCGTACTGGACAGAGTGGGGCCAATTCGCAGCGGACCGCAATGTGAAGATCGGCTTGGAGCTGCACGGCGGCTTCTCGGTGCACACTCCAGGTACACTGCTGCGCCTTCGCGAAGCGACAGGTGAAGTCATTGGAGCTAACCTGGATCCGAGCCATATGTGGTGGCAGGGCATTGATCCGGTGCAGGCGATTCATATTCTGGGCCGCGAGAACGCCATTCATCACTTCCATGCGAAGGATACGACGATTGATCCGGTGAATGTGAACAAGCATGGCCTGACAGACATGCAGTCCTATGCCAATATGATGGACCGTGCATGGCAGTTCCGCAGTGTTGGCTACGGTCATGATGTCAAGGTTTGGGCAGATATGATGAGCGCTCTGCGTCTGGTGGGCTATGATTATGTGGTCAGCATTGAGCATGAAGATGGCCTGATGTCCATTGAAGAAGGCTTCTCCAAGGCGGTATCTAATCTTCAGCAGGTGCTGATTGAGGAACCGCTGGGCGAGATGTGGTGGGTCTAA
- a CDS encoding ThuA domain-containing protein codes for MLNVTIWNEFVHENIHDEVKAVYPEGIHKALADGLQNPDFHIRTATLNEPEHGLSDEVLNLTDVLLWWGHMAHDRVDDAVVSKVVERVRNGMGLIVLHSGHFSKPFKALMGTSCDLKWREAGEQEILWTVNPSHPICSGVNSQIILEHEEMYGEFFDIPAPEELIFVSNFAGGEVFRSGCTFKRGQGNIFYFRPGHETYPTYYNPEILKVITNGIYWSAMNSYALKPVFGNSQPMRPLGVLV; via the coding sequence ATGCTAAACGTAACGATCTGGAACGAATTTGTACATGAGAATATTCACGATGAAGTCAAAGCGGTATATCCTGAAGGCATTCACAAAGCGCTTGCCGACGGCCTCCAGAATCCGGATTTTCATATCCGGACAGCGACGCTAAATGAGCCGGAGCACGGCTTAAGTGATGAAGTGCTGAACCTGACCGATGTGCTGCTGTGGTGGGGCCATATGGCTCATGACCGTGTCGATGATGCGGTAGTCAGCAAGGTGGTCGAGCGGGTTCGGAACGGGATGGGCCTGATCGTGCTGCATTCTGGACATTTTTCCAAGCCGTTTAAGGCACTGATGGGGACCAGCTGCGATTTGAAATGGCGTGAAGCGGGGGAGCAGGAGATTTTGTGGACTGTGAATCCATCTCATCCCATTTGTTCCGGCGTGAACAGCCAAATCATCCTGGAGCATGAAGAAATGTACGGGGAATTCTTCGATATTCCGGCGCCGGAGGAGCTGATCTTTGTCAGCAATTTCGCCGGAGGAGAAGTGTTCCGCAGCGGCTGCACCTTCAAGCGCGGCCAAGGGAATATTTTTTATTTCCGTCCGGGGCATGAAACGTATCCGACTTACTACAATCCTGAAATTTTAAAGGTCATTACAAACGGTATTTATTGGTCGGCTATGAACAGCTATGCGCTGAAGCCGGTCTTCGGAAACAGCCAGCCGATGCGTCCGCTCGGAGTTCTCGTCTAG
- a CDS encoding winged helix-turn-helix transcriptional regulator — protein sequence MDDVTTGLCPRFECAFALLGKRWNGLIIQSLMSGPKRFKDISNLIPAMSDKMLSERMKDLESEGILVRHVYPETPVRIEYELTDKGRALKPVMAEVGAWAEQWVRVEMNT from the coding sequence ATGGATGATGTAACAACCGGTTTGTGTCCCCGTTTTGAATGCGCCTTTGCCTTGCTGGGTAAACGCTGGAACGGACTGATTATTCAGTCTCTCATGAGCGGACCGAAACGATTTAAGGATATTTCAAATTTAATTCCTGCCATGAGCGATAAAATGCTATCCGAACGGATGAAGGATCTGGAGAGCGAAGGCATTCTGGTCCGGCATGTGTATCCGGAAACCCCGGTGCGGATCGAATACGAGCTGACGGATAAAGGAAGAGCGCTGAAGCCGGTTATGGCGGAGGTAGGGGCCTGGGCTGAGCAATGGGTCCGTGTCGAAATGAATACATGA
- a CDS encoding Crp/Fnr family transcriptional regulator — protein MTQMRLKHADHGNTHCLTEVNKSRLEAAMNLRSFPAGAALFWEGDRAEQLFYVMQGRIKLTKSTDEGKELVLYMYQAGDLLGHADLTAHSRHSFSAETLENSIIGVIDISSVETLITQHGDFALQFMTWMGAEHRITQTKLRDLMLYGKTGALSSTLIRLANTCGEVQDNGWITISRTMTHSDLASLIGATRESVNRMLRDWKRQDILDMNHGHLVIKELSRLQQICHCEQCPMDICRL, from the coding sequence ATGACCCAGATGCGTTTGAAGCATGCTGATCATGGAAATACGCACTGCTTGACAGAGGTAAATAAAAGCCGCCTGGAGGCAGCCATGAATCTCCGCAGCTTTCCGGCAGGCGCGGCGCTGTTTTGGGAGGGGGATAGAGCTGAGCAGCTGTTCTATGTTATGCAGGGCCGGATCAAGCTCACGAAATCAACCGATGAAGGCAAAGAGCTGGTGCTATACATGTATCAGGCCGGTGATCTTCTGGGTCACGCAGACCTGACAGCGCACTCCAGACATAGCTTCTCTGCTGAAACGCTGGAGAACAGCATCATTGGTGTCATCGACATATCAAGCGTGGAGACCTTAATTACGCAGCACGGTGATTTCGCGCTTCAATTTATGACATGGATGGGCGCAGAACACCGTATTACTCAAACTAAACTGAGAGACCTCATGCTGTACGGAAAGACGGGCGCCCTAAGCTCCACACTGATCCGGCTGGCCAACACCTGCGGAGAGGTGCAGGACAACGGCTGGATTACGATTTCTCGAACCATGACTCACTCGGATCTGGCCAGTCTGATCGGTGCTACCCGGGAAAGCGTGAACCGCATGCTCCGCGATTGGAAACGACAAGATATCCTGGATATGAATCATGGACATCTTGTCATCAAAGAGCTTTCCCGTTTGCAGCAGATCTGTCACTGTGAGCAATGTCCCATGGACATTTGCCGGCTTTAA
- a CDS encoding copper amine oxidase N-terminal domain-containing protein, translated as MSLKKISMITVLAAAQVSTVVPVSAQSSAALQQPSAVLEQPAALQEADNNNPRIGEGAPEAANSAQPEPNVEQAETLESSPEADAVQPSQTPEIKVVPEENSANDMPPTSSSGPAASLNKETNELVLLMNRAEMYHNSKLYTAAQPMAVKSGVSYISIRAIVERAGLMLRYDNATKETIIYKDGNELRFTMNSTVYKVNGEARSMKGPAYTYKGTFMVPLTSITQALGIRYVVNQPEKKVILDLSSLSGSAPVNPGEGASGGEPANPSTPPVETVPGLVLLMNSAQMYHNGTSYTAAKPMAVKQGVSYVAVRSLVDRVGFSLRYDSSTKETVIMRGSDEIRFKTNSSVYTVNGVRTTMKGPAYQDSGTFMVPLTSITQALNIPYQVDQQNKRVILSLSTKPIASFTVTNPKVYVGQTVVNYKTSAYSPSGLPIVSEYWDGREDVFYEPGIHTVSYSVQDSSGEWSDPYTLNIEVLVPNEPPAALFTTNKEEYRMGELITYTDQSTDEENAIVSREWDNNAKAFFTPGPVKVRLKVTDRHGAVDTYEKTIVITGETLYTREEFYQLYAAVGEKFFIDGARVPSLPVLPLESSFESRTLIRSNSPETVTREGVVYREVGVGATRFMIHHKNASGKVMKMYVVATNLNSTPASLNTQHVGFGGPSEYPNATGKLSVERYFQSMQSGSSNQTSILQPGESRLILTEINALPIKDQQVVSLFADLFTDSPIRYDVIMIEEKEDALSKFPFLPLLAADGIHNRGTYANSTRILESRELIGQSEARIAIGDKNLDPFLTGYDGITGYPISNSGNFGMVYHIKLNRVAPNTLISFNPRGGKYMGSVMVNGSMVNVPSTSWLSAPHDSSVLFRTGEYEQPVEIWFTAAPGSSLPVNILVTPMPQKRN; from the coding sequence ATGAGCCTTAAAAAAATATCTATGATTACCGTATTGGCTGCTGCCCAGGTATCTACTGTGGTGCCTGTCAGTGCGCAGTCTTCTGCTGCCCTGCAGCAGCCTTCCGCCGTCCTTGAGCAGCCGGCTGCCTTACAGGAAGCAGATAACAACAATCCGAGGATCGGCGAGGGAGCGCCGGAAGCTGCCAATTCTGCTCAGCCAGAGCCGAACGTGGAACAGGCAGAAACGTTAGAGTCTTCTCCTGAAGCAGACGCAGTGCAGCCATCACAGACACCGGAGATTAAGGTTGTTCCAGAGGAAAATTCAGCCAATGATATGCCGCCAACGTCTTCTTCGGGTCCAGCGGCTTCCTTAAACAAGGAAACCAATGAGCTGGTGCTTCTTATGAATCGTGCGGAAATGTACCATAACAGCAAGCTCTATACAGCGGCACAGCCCATGGCGGTCAAGAGCGGGGTCTCTTACATATCGATCCGGGCGATTGTAGAGCGAGCGGGCCTGATGCTCCGCTATGATAATGCGACAAAAGAAACGATTATTTACAAGGATGGAAATGAGCTGCGCTTTACGATGAACAGCACGGTATACAAAGTCAATGGCGAAGCCCGTTCGATGAAGGGTCCGGCGTATACCTATAAGGGCACCTTTATGGTTCCCCTCACGTCTATAACCCAGGCTCTTGGAATCCGCTATGTCGTCAATCAGCCGGAAAAAAAGGTGATCCTGGATCTATCCAGCCTTTCCGGCTCAGCGCCGGTCAATCCGGGCGAGGGAGCTTCGGGAGGGGAGCCGGCCAATCCGTCCACACCGCCGGTAGAAACGGTACCGGGTCTGGTTCTTTTGATGAACAGTGCCCAGATGTACCATAATGGTACATCCTATACGGCTGCCAAGCCGATGGCCGTCAAGCAGGGGGTCTCTTATGTTGCTGTCCGCTCCTTGGTAGACCGGGTGGGGTTCAGCCTGAGGTATGACAGCAGTACGAAGGAAACCGTCATTATGCGGGGCAGTGATGAAATTCGCTTTAAGACCAACAGCAGTGTATATACCGTCAATGGGGTCCGTACGACCATGAAGGGACCCGCTTATCAGGACAGTGGAACATTTATGGTTCCTTTGACCTCGATTACCCAGGCTTTAAATATACCTTATCAGGTGGATCAACAGAACAAGCGAGTCATTCTGAGTCTCAGCACGAAGCCCATCGCTTCGTTTACGGTTACGAACCCGAAGGTATATGTCGGACAAACGGTGGTGAATTACAAGACCAGCGCCTATTCGCCTTCCGGACTGCCCATCGTCAGCGAGTATTGGGATGGCAGAGAGGATGTCTTTTACGAGCCGGGTATTCATACTGTATCTTACTCCGTTCAGGACTCCAGCGGCGAATGGAGCGATCCCTACACGTTAAATATTGAGGTGCTCGTGCCGAACGAACCGCCTGCTGCGCTATTTACGACGAACAAAGAAGAATATCGCATGGGCGAGCTTATCACGTATACAGATCAAAGCACCGATGAAGAGAACGCGATTGTGAGCCGGGAGTGGGATAACAATGCCAAGGCCTTTTTTACCCCGGGTCCGGTCAAGGTTCGCCTGAAGGTAACCGATCGGCACGGAGCTGTTGATACGTACGAGAAAACCATCGTCATTACAGGAGAAACCTTGTATACCCGCGAGGAGTTCTATCAGCTATATGCGGCCGTGGGGGAGAAGTTCTTTATCGACGGCGCAAGGGTTCCTTCCTTGCCGGTGCTTCCGCTGGAGAGCAGCTTTGAATCCCGGACCTTGATCCGCAGCAACAGCCCGGAGACGGTGACCCGGGAAGGCGTGGTGTACCGTGAAGTCGGCGTTGGAGCGACCCGATTTATGATTCACCACAAAAATGCGAGCGGAAAAGTAATGAAAATGTACGTAGTTGCAACAAACCTGAACAGCACCCCGGCTTCGCTCAATACGCAGCATGTCGGGTTCGGCGGACCGAGCGAATATCCGAATGCGACAGGAAAGCTGTCGGTAGAGCGGTATTTTCAATCCATGCAGTCAGGAAGCAGCAATCAAACGTCGATTCTGCAGCCGGGAGAAAGCCGCCTGATCTTGACCGAGATCAACGCGCTGCCGATCAAGGATCAGCAGGTCGTCTCCTTGTTTGCAGATCTTTTTACCGATTCTCCGATTCGTTATGATGTCATTATGATTGAGGAGAAGGAAGATGCGCTGAGCAAGTTCCCGTTCCTTCCGCTGCTGGCAGCAGACGGTATTCACAACCGCGGCACCTATGCGAATTCCACACGCATTCTGGAGAGCCGTGAGCTGATCGGCCAGAGCGAAGCGCGCATTGCCATTGGCGACAAGAATCTGGATCCATTCCTGACCGGATACGACGGTATTACCGGCTATCCCATCTCCAATTCCGGCAATTTCGGGATGGTCTACCACATTAAGCTGAACCGTGTTGCGCCAAATACGCTCATTTCATTTAATCCACGCGGCGGCAAATATATGGGCTCGGTCATGGTTAATGGCAGCATGGTCAATGTGCCGTCTACGTCCTGGCTATCAGCGCCGCATGACAGCAGTGTGCTGTTCCGTACCGGAGAGTACGAGCAGCCGGTCGAAATCTGGTTTACGGCGGCGCCGGGAAGCAGCCTTCCGGTTAATATTTTGGTGACGCCGATGCCACAGAAGAGAAATTAA
- a CDS encoding Fur family transcriptional regulator: MLTTEEIIGTMSGHGLRITDQRRTLAKLFGEHNGYLTAKDVYDYMGQKYSGLSFDTVYRNLRVLSELGALEQVAFEEGVKFRSRCSEKHHHHHLICLQCQKTYPITFCPMPLTDAPDDFQVVRHKFEVFGYCKDCGEGEA, translated from the coding sequence ATGCTGACGACAGAAGAGATCATCGGCACGATGTCCGGACATGGACTACGCATCACCGATCAGCGCAGAACGCTCGCCAAATTGTTTGGAGAGCATAACGGTTATTTAACCGCGAAGGATGTCTATGACTATATGGGCCAGAAGTACAGTGGCCTGAGCTTTGATACGGTGTATCGGAATCTGCGCGTGCTGTCGGAGCTGGGTGCGCTGGAACAGGTTGCCTTTGAGGAAGGCGTGAAGTTTCGGTCTCGCTGCAGTGAGAAGCATCATCACCATCATCTGATCTGTCTTCAGTGCCAGAAGACGTATCCGATCACCTTTTGTCCTATGCCGCTTACTGATGCACCGGATGACTTCCAGGTCGTCAGGCATAAATTTGAAGTCTTTGGTTATTGTAAGGACTGCGGAGAGGGAGAAGCGTGA
- the yidD gene encoding membrane protein insertion efficiency factor YidD: MSKRWPIRVVQAPIHLYRKVISPLKPATCRFYPTCSQYALEAIEVHGALKGSVLAAKRIGRCHPFHPGGVDLVPPRKESQSSP; the protein is encoded by the coding sequence GTGAGCAAACGATGGCCGATCCGGGTCGTTCAAGCGCCGATCCATCTGTACCGGAAGGTCATTTCCCCGCTGAAGCCTGCAACCTGCCGCTTCTATCCAACCTGCTCACAGTATGCACTTGAAGCTATTGAGGTACACGGTGCGCTGAAGGGCTCTGTCCTTGCGGCGAAGCGGATCGGAAGATGCCATCCCTTTCATCCCGGTGGCGTAGATCTGGTGCCGCCTCGAAAGGAAAGCCAGAGCTCTCCTTGA